ATTGCAGCGGGCCTCAAGCCGATCGATTGAAGTAGGTCTAAGAGTCGAAAAGTCTAAGGGTCAAAAGGTAAATCCCCTTAGACACTTAGACCTTTAGACCCTTTGACCTCCCCCAGAAAGGAGCCACCATGACCACGACGCCTACCAGCTCTCAGACCGACCTCGGCTGGATTCATCACCTTGAACGCGGCACTTCCGGGCGCACGCTCCTGCTGCTGCACGGGACGGGCGGCAACGAGCACGACCTGCTGCCGCTGGGCCGCCAGCTTGACCCGCAGGCCAACCTGCTGAGCGTACGGGGCCGCTCACTGGAAGAAGGCGCTCCCCGTTTTTTCCGCCGCATCACGCCGACTCGCTACGACCAACCGCACCTGATTTCTGAGGCCGATGCCCTGGCCGAGTTCGTGCGCGAAGCTGCTGAACTGTATGACCTCGACGCGGCGCAGGTGTACGCCGTGGGCTACTCCAACGGGGCCAACATTGCCCTGGCAACCCTGCTGAGGCAGCCGGACGCCCTAGCGGGTGCGGTGCTGCTACGGCCCGTGCTGGCACTGGAAGAACCGCCTGCCCCTGACCTGAGCGGCAAGCGAGTGCTACTGCTAGGCGGCGAGCGTGACCCCTTTGCGCCTTACGGCGTGGGCATTGCGCCGCTGCTGCAAAAGCTGGGCGCAATCGTACAGGAAACGAGGCTGCCAGTCGGCCACGAGCTGACCCAAGAGGACGTCAAGACCGCTCAAAACTGGCTAAGCGAAATGTAACCGATATTTCAATAATGCGTTTCAAGGAGGACAACGGATGCCAAACAACATGCGCAAAGCTCTGACCCTCACCGCCACCGCACTCGCTCTCACCGCCTGCCAGGTCGGGGCGCAAAACAACCCGGGCACAATGTCCAGCGCGTCTCAGAGTTCCCCGGCTCCCAAGCCAGTCACCGCCACCAGCCAGAGCTTAGGCGACGTGAACCCGGCGACACCTGCCGACTTGGTACAGCAACTCCAACAGGGCGGGCATGTGATTGTCTTCCGCTACACCGGCGCGACCTACCCGCAGAACCCTGCTCCGGCCATTGACGGCGCGATTGACGACGGCCAGCGCATTTCCGACCAGAGCACCGCAATGATGGCGGCCTTGGGCGAGCAGTACAGCAAATTGAAGATTCCTGTTGACCGCGTATGGTCCAGCGAATACTACTTTGTGTACCAGCACGCGCTGGCAGCGTTTGGTGAACCTGTGACCATGAACCGTGACCTGACCGGCTCGCTCGCGCCCTTCTTCCAGGACCAGCAATTGCTGGAAAGCTCTTTGCAAGGCCTGCGTAACCGCACCGTGACCCCGCCGCCCGCTGGCAAGAACACCATTCTGTTCACCCACCAGGGCAAGTTCGACAAGGCCTACGGCTACTACCCCGACGCGGGCCAGACGCTGATTTTCAAGCCCGACGGCACAGGCACGCCGCGCCTGATTGCGAATCTGAGCTATGACGAGTTCATGGCGCTGAAGTAAGGCTCCTGGCGGAGCGGTCTAAGGGTCTAAGAGTCGAAGAATCCAGCTTAGACCCTTAGACGTTTCGACTCTTAGACTTGAAAAGGACAAATCTAAATGACCAATCATCAACCCTTCGAAATCGGCCTGCACTCCTTCGTGGATTACCAGACCCACGACACCGCCGGAAACGCGGTCAGCCCGCAGCAGCGCATGAAAAACCTGCTGGAAGAGGCACAGCTCGCTGACCAAGTCGGCCTCGATATGTTCGCGGTGGGTGAGCACCACCGGCCCGACTATCTGGCGTCGAACCCGGCCACTGTGCTGGCGGCGATGGCGCCTATCACGCAGAACATCAAGCTCAGCAGTTCGGTCAGCATCCTCGGCACGGACGACCCCGTGCGGATTTTTCAGCAGTTCGCCACGCTCGACTTGTTGAGCAACGGACGCGCTGAAATCATGGCGGGGCGGGCTTCGTTTGCCGAATCGTTTCCGCTGTTTCTGGGCCAGACGCCGTTCGACTACGACGAACTGTTTGCCGAAAAGCTCGACTTGCTGCTGAAACTGCGCGAGCAGACCGAAATCCACTGGCGCGGCAAGTACCGTCCCGCGCTGACGGGCCAGGGCGTGTATCCGCGCCCCGTCGAAAAAGAGAATCCCGACGACGAACTTCCCGTCTGGCTGGGCGTCGGCGGCACGCCAGCTTCGGCGGTGCGGGCGGGCGAACTGGGCCTGCCGATGGCGCTGGCGATTATCGGAGGGATGCCGGAGCGCTTCACCGCGTTTTCCGACCTCTACCGCCGCGCCGCGAAGGACGCGGGTAAACTGGACAAAACGCGCCTGAGCATCAACTCGCACGGCTTTCTGGCCGACACCTCGCAAGCGGCGGCAGAGGCCTACTGGCCCGCGCAGGAAAGCCGCATGAACCGCATCGGGCGCGAGCGGGGCTGGCCCGCGCTGACGCGGCAAAACTACGAGGCCGACCTCTCGCTGCGCGGCTCGCTGTTCGTGGGTGACCCGGAGCAGGTGGCGGAGAAAATCCTGTACCAGTACGACCACTTCGGGCATGACCGCTTCCTGCTGATGTCGGTGGGGATGCTGTCGCACGACCAGATGCTGCACTCCATCGAACTGCTGGGCACCAAAGTCGCGCCCCTGGTGCGTGAGGAAATCGAGCGGCGGCGGGCGAGTCAGGCCAAGTTGGACGCCATGTTGGCAGGTCAAGCCTAAATGTCGGCTGCCCCAACCCCTCCGGTCTCCCGCCTCACCTCGCTGGCGCTGCTGCTGACCGCCACCCTCACCATCATGGCGGGGGCGACCATCGCGCCGTCGCTGCCGGAGATGGGGGCGCATTTCCGCAACGTGCCGCAGGCCGAGTTGCTGGTGCGGCTGGTGCTGACCCTGCCCGCGCTGATGATTGCGCTGGCCTCGCCGCTGATGGGCAGCCTGAGCGACCGCTGGGGCCGCAAGCCGCTGCTGGTTCTGGGCATGGCGCTGTACGTGCTGGCAGGCGCGGCGGGTGCCGTGATTGAAAACATCTGGCTGCTGCTGCTCTCGCGGGCGCTGCTGGGCGTGGGCGTGGCGGGGATTTTGACGGCGAATACCGCGCTGATGGCCGACCTGTTCGATGGCCCGGCGCGGGGGCGGATTCTGGGAATGCAGGGCGTCTTTACCAACGTGGGCGGCGCGCTGTTTCTGGTGGCGGGCGGCCTGCTGGCGCAGCAAAACTGGCACGCGCCCTTCCTGATTTACCTGCTGCCCCTGCTGCTGTTGCCGCTGGTGTGGACGCAGATTCCGAATGTGCGCCCGCAGGCCACGCCGCGCCTTCAGGCGGAGGCGACCCCTGCCGCCCTTCCCTGGGGCAAGCTGTGGCCTATCTACGCCGCCGGATTTCTGACGTTTCTGCTGTTCTATCAGGTGCCCACGCAGGTGCCGTTTTACCTGACGGGGCGCTTCGGCGCGAGCAGCAGCGTCAGCGGCGGCATCGTGGCGCTGACCAACGTGGCGGGCGTGGTGGCAGGCCTGCTGTTCGTGCGGCTGGGGCAGCGTTTTGCCGCGCCGCAATTGTCCGCCTCTGCCATGCTCGCCATCGGCGCGGGGCTGGTGCTGATTGGCCTGGCGGGCGGCTACGCGGGCGTGGTGGCGGGCGTGTTCCTGCTGGGCCTGGGCCTGAACTATCCCAACTTCACCGCCTGGCTGACCCGCCTCGCCCCGCCCGCCGTACGGGGCCGCGCCATCGGGATGCTGAGCAGCAGCGTGTTTCTGGGGCAATTTCTCTCGCCGCTTGCCAGTCAGCCGATAGCGGCGGCCACCTCACCAAGTGCCATGTTCTGGCTGACCGGAATCGTCGCCGTGCTGGTGGGCCTGCCTTTTTTCCGCGTGAGTGCGGACTAAGGGCAGGCTTTTCTTTTCCGACTTCTCTCAAAAGGAACCCAAGATGACCGACTCCACCTCAAAACCGCTGCGCGTCTGCGCCCTGCTGGGCAGCCTGCGCCAAGGCTCCTATAACCGGATGCTGCTGAATGCGGCCACTGAGGTCGCGCCCGACTCGCTGGACATCCAATTCTTTGACCGCCTGCGCGAGATTCCGCTGTACGACGGCGACTTGGAAGCGGAAGGCACGCCCGAAAGCGTGCTGGCGCTGCGCGAGGCCATCAAAGCCGCCGACCTGCTGCTTATCGTTTCGCCGGAGTACAACCGCGACATTCCCGGCGGCCTGAAAAATGCGCTGGACTGGGTGTCACGCGACAAGAGCGTGCTGAGCGGCAAACCCACCGCCATCATGGGCGCGAGCACGGGCGGCTTCGGCACCACGCGCATGCAGGCGGCGCTGCGGCTCTCCTGCGTGCAGACCGGTAACCTGGTGATGACCCAACCCGAAATCGCCGTGCCCTTCGTGGATAAAAAGGTGGAAGATGGCCGCCTGACCGACGCCGACACACTGAAATTCCTGACTGGTTTTATGAAGGCGGCGGCGGACTGGGCCACGCTGCACCAGGGCCAGCAGGGATGAGCGACCCGACCTTCACCCCTGAAAGCGGGCGGCGCGAAGAAAACCAATGGATGGTGACCCAATGAGCGAATCCAAATACACCGACACCCACGCGCACCTCTGGCCCGACGCTTACCTAGAAGGTCTGGAAAAACTGGGAGCGCAAGGGGTAGATGTGGCAAAAGGCCTTGGCGCGAGCGACCGCCCCGAGGACATGCAAAGGCGCCTCAAGATGATGGACGACGCCGGTGTGCAGAAGCAAATCCTCTCCGTCACCCCGCAGACCCCGCAGTACGGCAACGCGGAGGAAGCCCTCACCCTCGCCCGTATGCTGAACGACACCTACGCGCAGGTCATCAAGGATTATCCGGGCCGCTTTGCCGCGTATGGCACGGTGCCGCTGCCCCACGTCGAAGAAGCGATTGCCGAAGCGCGGCGCTGCATCACTGAACTGGGCTTTCAGGGCATCGCCATCAACACGCTGACACGCGGCACCGACTCGGTGGCTGACGACAAGCTGCTCCCCTTTTATGAGGCACTGAACGACCTCGGCACCGTGCTCTACATCCACCCGACCGGCTGCGGCGCGAACAGCCCGATGGTGAACGACTCGGGGCTGGAATGGGTAGTGGGCGCACCGATTGAGGACACCGTGGCTACCCTGCAACTGCTGAAGGCCGATATCCCCCACCAGTTCCCGCGCATCACCTTTCATATCGCGCACCTCGGCGGCTTTCTGGGGACGTGTATGCAGCGCATCGAGGACAACTACACCGACTGGGACGCCTTTCCGCGCAGTCCCTGGGAGAGCCTGCGGGCTTTTTGGTTCGATACCGCCAACTTCCATGCGCCAGCGCTGCGGGCGATGATTGAGACCTTTGGCCCCGTGAATATCGTGTTGGGCAGCGATTTTCCGTACTTCCAAGGCGACAAGTACACCCGCGCCGTGACCTACATCAAAGACACCAAACTGGCCGCTGACGTCACGGACGACATCCTGTGGCGCAATGCCGAGCGGCTGTACCAGGGAGGAAAGTAAATGGCAGAAGTAAAACGCAACGACAGCACCGGACGCTACGAACTCAGTCAAGGCGGTAAGGTCGTAGGTTTTGCCGAATTCAAAAACGTCGGGGACGGGGCTGTGATGCTGCCGCACACCGAAGTGGACGAGGGGCACGAAGGCGAGGGCTTAGGCAGCCAGCTCGCCAAGTACGCGCTGGACAATATCCGCGCGCAGGGCAAGCTGGTGGTGCCGATGTGCCGCTTCATCGCGGCCTATATCGGCAAGCACCCCGAATACACCGACCTCGTTCACCCGCAGCAGCGCGGCATCTTTGGACTCTGATATGCCAGTCACCAAATTAGAACCGAAGACTGCCCTCATCGCCGTAGACGTGCAAAAAGGCACCCTTGGCATGTCAGTCCAGGCCGAAGCCGAGCGCGTGGTGGGCGGCACCGTGCGCCTGGCCGACGCCTTCCACGCGGCGGGGCTGCCGGTGGTCTGGGTGCGGGCGGTGGGGTTGCCCCGCCTGCGTACCGGCCTACCGCTCCCGCCTGAAAAGGTGCCGGGCGACTTCTCGGAATTGCACCCCAGCCTGCCCGTAAAGGAGGGCGACCTGGTGGCCGACAAGTTCGGGACGAGCGCCCTCGTCGTGCCGGAAGTCCGCGCCTTTTTGCAGGAGCGGGGCGTGAAGGGCGTCGTGGTGAATGGCCTCGCCACTGGCATGGGCGTGGAATCCACCGTCCGCGCGGCCTTCGACACAGGGTATCACGTGACTGTCGCTTCCGACGCCGTGACCGACCCCAACGCCGAGCGCGGCCAGAATAGCCTGCGCCTCACGCTGCCGGGGTTTGCGGAACTCGGCACAGTGGACGAGATTTTAAACGTACTTTCCGCGCAAGGAGGGAAAGCATGACCGTCGTGACGGACGCCAAGAGCCTAGAACAAGCCATCAAGGACGGGGCCAGCCCTATCGAAATTCAGGGCCGAATCACCGGCCTCTCCAGCGTCAAACTGCCCAAAGGCACGACGCTGACGGGCGCTGAAGGCGCGGAGCTGCACTTCAAAGAAGGCCAACCGGGGCTGATGCTGAACGCTAACCACCGCGTCTCTAATCTCCGTATCGTGGCCGACGAAACGCAAGTCGCACTGGGCCTGCTCGACGAGGAAAAGGCCCTCGGCACCATCGAAATCAGCGACGTGCGCACGGTGGGCCGCTTTCATCTGGAAGGCACGCAGGCTATCAGCGGCGACCTCAAGCTGAAGAACATTCACGTCGAAAAAGCCGACGCGCACATGGCCGCGCACCGTCCCGCCGGTTTCGGCGTGGAAGTGCTGCTGGGCGGCTTTAGCGTCTACAACTCGTCCAAGAACAAGGACAGCAAATGGACGCTGAGCGCCGAAAACATCAGCGGCGGTAGCAAGGACAGCCCGCTGAAGGGGAGCGGCGTGTTCGTATTTGGCGGCTGGTATATTCCCACGGATGCCAATCCCGCCGAAGCGCCCGCACCGACGGCGGAAGGCGGCAGCATCGAACTCGTGCGCTTGACCACGGGTGAAATCCACTCACAGGGGCAGATTCCGCAGGGCATCTCCAACCTGATTACCGGCGGCGTGTTCGTCGGTTCGGGCGTACACGCGCAGGAAGTCGTCAACGAGGGCGCAGTTTCGACCTACGGCCCCAACGACATGGTGCTCGACAACTGGGGCCAGGTGGAAAGCTGGGTGGCGCAGGCGGCGATAACCTCACGCGGGCCGAGCGGCATCGGCTTCGTGAACTTCGGGGACATTGGGACGCTGCAAGTACAGGCCCCCATCGAAACGCACGGCCTCGGCGCACGCGGCTTCAACCTGTACGACGGCTCACTGAAACGGGCCGAGTTCGAGAGCATCACCACTTACGGCGACGGCGCGATTGGGGTGCAACTCTCCAAGCCGTTTGGCAGCATCCGCGTGTCGGGCGACATCCGCACCAAAGGCGGCGAGGGCGAAAGCCTGGTGCGCGGCAAAGTGACCAAGCTCAAGGCCAACGCGCTGAGCCTCAAGGAAGGCACACGGGGCGAGGCGTTCATCGTCGGGGGCGAGGTCCAGGCCGAGAGTCCGGAAGTGGAAAGCTACGAGTTTCAGGCGCCGGCCAGCGTCATTGGCCGGCTGGAAGTGGGCGGCAAAGTGGTCCGGGATACAGCGACGGGTTGAGACGGAGTGAGGCTATGGCGTGAAGCTGCTGGAGGGGGCGTGGCTCCTTTCGGCCCTTCCGCGCGTAGTCCGGCTCTCGGTCAGGCTGCAGCTTCCATTCCCCTCTCTCTGCGGTAAGAAACCAGCCGTGCGAGTAGGCACGGGCGTTCTCTGCTGAACCCCCCGAGGAAGGCAGGAACTGTCTCCCCGGTGGCCGGTCTTGGGAGCAGCTGCATAGCCTGCCGGTTCCTCTTGCTGCACAGGACTAAGATTCAGGCCCGCTGCGCCCCTGGCCGGCCGTGCTCAATCACCCAGCTGGCGTCGGTCCGTACGGCCGACTTCCGGCTGGCGATGGTGTCCACCACCCGGAAATCGGTCTGCCAGGTGTCGCGGGTAATGTGGGCGCGGGCGTAGCCACGCTGCGCTCCGTTGAAATAGCGCGTGTGGGGATTGTCCTTGAGGCCGCCCGCCGTCGGGGCCACGAACTGTGCAGGGAAATCGGCGCTGATGGACGTGGTCACCAGTTCGGTGCCCACCGTGGCCGATTCGGGCTTCAGGAAGTCGGCCTTCAGGTCGTGGACCCAGGCCGAGTGGATGTCGCCGGTCAGGACCACCGGGTTGCTCACCTGTCCCTGCGCCATAAAGCCCAGCAGGCGCTGGCGGGCTGCGTGGTAGCCGTCCCACTGGTCCATATTCAGCACCTCGCCGGGACCGAAGGGCCAGTCGTAGCGGGCCATCATCACCTGCTGGCCGATGGCGTTCCAGCGGGCCTGAGACTGCTGCAGGCCCTCCAGCAACCAGCGCTCCTGTTCAGGGCCGGTGAGGGTGGCGTTCGGGTCCATGATGGCGGCGCAGGGAGCCTTGAACCCGTCGCCGCACGGCTGGTCGCTGCGGTACTGCCGGGTATCTAGCATGGAGAAGCTGGCCAGCTGTCCGTAGGTGAAGCGGCGGTACAGCTGCATGTCCGCTCCACGCGGCATGCTGGAGCGCCGCAGCGGCAGGTTCTCGTAGTAGGCCTGATAGGCGGCGGCGCGCCGGGCCAGAAACTGCTCGGGCGTGACCGGGGCCTCCCCTTCTTCGCGGGCTTCCATGATGGCTCCCGCGTAGTTGTTCTCCACCTCGTGGTCGTCCCAGACCACCAGCCAGGGGGCAGCGGCGTGCGCGGCCTGCAGGTCCGGGTCGGCGTGGTACAGCGCGTAGCGGCGGCGGTAGTCCTCCAGCGTCACGATTTCCGGGCCGTTGTGCTGCCGCACGCCTTTTTCGTTCGGGCCGTACTCGTAGATGTAGTCGCCCAGGTGCAGGACCAGGTCGGGGTCGTCCTCGGCCAGGTGGCGGTAGGCGTTGAAATATCCGTTCTGGTAATCCGAGCATGAGACGAAGGCCAGGGTCAGGGCGTTCACGTCGTCCTGGGCCCGGGGCAGCGTGCGGGTGCGGCCCACCGGACTGGTCGCGTTGCCCGAGTGGAAGCGGTAAAAGTAGGTTCGCTGCGGCTCCAGACCATACACTTCGGCGTGTACGGCGTAGTCGCGCTCCGGCGTGGCTGGGGAGCGGCCCTGCTTCACCACCTGCCGGAAGCCCTCGTCGTGGGCCAGTTCCCAGGTCACGTCAATCGCCTGGGCCGGCAGCCCAGCGCCGGTCGGGCCTAGGGGGTCCAGCGAGAGCCGGGTCCACAGCACCACGCTATCGGCCTGTGGGTCGCCGCTGGCCACGCCCAGCTGAAAAGGGTTGGCCGGGTAGCGCAGTTGCAGGGCCGGGGCGCAGCCGCTCAGGCTGACCAGTCCGGCCCCTGTGATGATGGCCGCTGCCTGCAAGAAAGCGCGGCGGGACAGCTGTCCGTCTGTAGTGTGCCTGGGCATGCGGGCACCTTAGGCGCAGCCGGTCAGGCCAGGGTCAGAGGGGCCGGCACCCGGTGTCATGGGCCGGGGTTGTCACGTGCTGGGGATGTCCTGGGCGGGAGCCGGCTGGCTCTTTCGCGGGCTGTTAGCCGTCCGCCACAGGTTGTCCCAGGTGCAGCAGCTCCGGCCCTGGCTGGCCCAGTTCCAGCATGGCGGCCAGGGTCTGTGCTCCCAGGGTCTGCTCAATCTGCGCCAGAGCCTGGTCCATCTGGCGGTGCAGCGGGCACAGGGCGTGGGCATGGGCCGGACGCCCCAGCGGACAGTGGCGAATGCGCTGCAAAGGGTCCACGGCGTTGACCACGTCCAGAATCGTAATGTCCTGTGGGGGGCGGGCAAGGCGGTAGCCCCCGTATTTGCCGCGCAGCGCCTGCAGCAGCCCGGCTCGGTGCAGCTGCTGCAACACCTTGGACAGGTACTGTGCAGGCACCTGGGTCCGCCCGGCCAGCTGAGCGGTACTGAGGCTTTCCCCGGCTTCGGCCA
Above is a genomic segment from Deinococcus proteolyticus MRP containing:
- a CDS encoding GNAT family N-acetyltransferase: MAEVKRNDSTGRYELSQGGKVVGFAEFKNVGDGAVMLPHTEVDEGHEGEGLGSQLAKYALDNIRAQGKLVVPMCRFIAAYIGKHPEYTDLVHPQQRGIFGL
- a CDS encoding alpha/beta hydrolase, with product MTTTPTSSQTDLGWIHHLERGTSGRTLLLLHGTGGNEHDLLPLGRQLDPQANLLSVRGRSLEEGAPRFFRRITPTRYDQPHLISEADALAEFVREAAELYDLDAAQVYAVGYSNGANIALATLLRQPDALAGAVLLRPVLALEEPPAPDLSGKRVLLLGGERDPFAPYGVGIAPLLQKLGAIVQETRLPVGHELTQEDVKTAQNWLSEM
- a CDS encoding amidohydrolase family protein, which gives rise to MSESKYTDTHAHLWPDAYLEGLEKLGAQGVDVAKGLGASDRPEDMQRRLKMMDDAGVQKQILSVTPQTPQYGNAEEALTLARMLNDTYAQVIKDYPGRFAAYGTVPLPHVEEAIAEARRCITELGFQGIAINTLTRGTDSVADDKLLPFYEALNDLGTVLYIHPTGCGANSPMVNDSGLEWVVGAPIEDTVATLQLLKADIPHQFPRITFHIAHLGGFLGTCMQRIEDNYTDWDAFPRSPWESLRAFWFDTANFHAPALRAMIETFGPVNIVLGSDFPYFQGDKYTRAVTYIKDTKLAADVTDDILWRNAERLYQGGK
- a CDS encoding RrF2 family transcriptional regulator, whose amino-acid sequence is MFSQTAEYALRAAVTLAEAGESLSTAQLAGRTQVPAQYLSKVLQQLHRAGLLQALRGKYGGYRLARPPQDITILDVVNAVDPLQRIRHCPLGRPAHAHALCPLHRQMDQALAQIEQTLGAQTLAAMLELGQPGPELLHLGQPVADG
- a CDS encoding LLM class flavin-dependent oxidoreductase: MTNHQPFEIGLHSFVDYQTHDTAGNAVSPQQRMKNLLEEAQLADQVGLDMFAVGEHHRPDYLASNPATVLAAMAPITQNIKLSSSVSILGTDDPVRIFQQFATLDLLSNGRAEIMAGRASFAESFPLFLGQTPFDYDELFAEKLDLLLKLREQTEIHWRGKYRPALTGQGVYPRPVEKENPDDELPVWLGVGGTPASAVRAGELGLPMALAIIGGMPERFTAFSDLYRRAAKDAGKLDKTRLSINSHGFLADTSQAAAEAYWPAQESRMNRIGRERGWPALTRQNYEADLSLRGSLFVGDPEQVAEKILYQYDHFGHDRFLLMSVGMLSHDQMLHSIELLGTKVAPLVREEIERRRASQAKLDAMLAGQA
- a CDS encoding NADPH-dependent FMN reductase; this translates as MTDSTSKPLRVCALLGSLRQGSYNRMLLNAATEVAPDSLDIQFFDRLREIPLYDGDLEAEGTPESVLALREAIKAADLLLIVSPEYNRDIPGGLKNALDWVSRDKSVLSGKPTAIMGASTGGFGTTRMQAALRLSCVQTGNLVMTQPEIAVPFVDKKVEDGRLTDADTLKFLTGFMKAAADWATLHQGQQG
- a CDS encoding MFS transporter, whose translation is MSAAPTPPVSRLTSLALLLTATLTIMAGATIAPSLPEMGAHFRNVPQAELLVRLVLTLPALMIALASPLMGSLSDRWGRKPLLVLGMALYVLAGAAGAVIENIWLLLLSRALLGVGVAGILTANTALMADLFDGPARGRILGMQGVFTNVGGALFLVAGGLLAQQNWHAPFLIYLLPLLLLPLVWTQIPNVRPQATPRLQAEATPAALPWGKLWPIYAAGFLTFLLFYQVPTQVPFYLTGRFGASSSVSGGIVALTNVAGVVAGLLFVRLGQRFAAPQLSASAMLAIGAGLVLIGLAGGYAGVVAGVFLLGLGLNYPNFTAWLTRLAPPAVRGRAIGMLSSSVFLGQFLSPLASQPIAAATSPSAMFWLTGIVAVLVGLPFFRVSAD
- a CDS encoding cysteine hydrolase family protein → MPVTKLEPKTALIAVDVQKGTLGMSVQAEAERVVGGTVRLADAFHAAGLPVVWVRAVGLPRLRTGLPLPPEKVPGDFSELHPSLPVKEGDLVADKFGTSALVVPEVRAFLQERGVKGVVVNGLATGMGVESTVRAAFDTGYHVTVASDAVTDPNAERGQNSLRLTLPGFAELGTVDEILNVLSAQGGKA
- a CDS encoding alkaline phosphatase D family protein — translated: MPRHTTDGQLSRRAFLQAAAIITGAGLVSLSGCAPALQLRYPANPFQLGVASGDPQADSVVLWTRLSLDPLGPTGAGLPAQAIDVTWELAHDEGFRQVVKQGRSPATPERDYAVHAEVYGLEPQRTYFYRFHSGNATSPVGRTRTLPRAQDDVNALTLAFVSCSDYQNGYFNAYRHLAEDDPDLVLHLGDYIYEYGPNEKGVRQHNGPEIVTLEDYRRRYALYHADPDLQAAHAAAPWLVVWDDHEVENNYAGAIMEAREEGEAPVTPEQFLARRAAAYQAYYENLPLRRSSMPRGADMQLYRRFTYGQLASFSMLDTRQYRSDQPCGDGFKAPCAAIMDPNATLTGPEQERWLLEGLQQSQARWNAIGQQVMMARYDWPFGPGEVLNMDQWDGYHAARQRLLGFMAQGQVSNPVVLTGDIHSAWVHDLKADFLKPESATVGTELVTTSISADFPAQFVAPTAGGLKDNPHTRYFNGAQRGYARAHITRDTWQTDFRVVDTIASRKSAVRTDASWVIEHGRPGAQRA